In a single window of the Rhizoctonia solani chromosome 16, complete sequence genome:
- a CDS encoding phospholipase, whose protein sequence is MSPTLGDVVAAAVAGDKENHKRLPDIAEKPAAPEGDAIPDDTLAQNNTVLGALGGSHPRSWSLQHPATRASFSKPPRLGAHHPVLEPVTSGDVSIATDPFRADFRPAHSEFKGAFQYNDDEALTPSSRKHKRESWLGGREKDKDREKIRENDQAEQREAAESEPEHEPHEGGLWKRWITEPLGLSDVDDEPQSPRANTTRGSTPRVSRQNTAEGPRTNKTVRTAKSLPQIRDGGKASRPTSTSGMPNPSNAPNVPNGTPDPRAESRSRRGSEVASASKWAILKPKIKSHIHQQQLQQQPSSSSAAPVSVTDELLMGGLGVLLLQMFFERDDQDRRRVPILLHHLKIRVSDSINPLNGRHAVFRIECEYANGAARWVIYRQLRDFISLHGHYRVASVYLRGDQPLLPEFPKTSLPYFKFLKKEGREKGAGEVHRTDFAKLQRESLENYLIGVIKAVMFRADANSPKGRDSRQSRYLRVLSSNMSRKGAHNGLLAWKRNHEPKWWLVRESYLVAVEDPGEFERKFFRREDPTIAANQGVDNSKKKKKNKANLADLVAKNEREMVQWIVSMERMASQSHWTGKNRFDSFAPIRLNVAAQWLVDGRDYFWNLSRAILLAKERIYIHDWWLSPELYLRRPGKEQFRLDRLLKRKAEEGVKIFVILYKEVSNRTTPTDSNYTKQTLVNLHPNIMVQRSPSHFATGTFYWAHHEKLCVIDEAIAFMGGLDACFGRWDTAQHVLIDDGEPHGGPGHEQIWIGKDYSNARVLDFHTLNKPEQDMYDRTKVPRMPWHDIAMQIVGQPARDLCRHFVQRWNYLLRVKNHSRKMPFLLPPPDFKPSELTEQGLTGTCELQICRSAGQWSLGTQNRIEHSIQNAYLKAIQLSEHFVYIENQFFITSTTVNDVAVENKIGDALVNRIIRAHHDKVKWRAIILIPLLPGFTFPIDHGEASAVRLIMECQNRTISRGPNSIFARLRKEGIDPDDYITFFSLRGWGKLADDVLTTEQVYIHAKCMVVDDRVVIIGSANINDRSQRGDRDSELAAVIRDTDMIDSRMAGKPFKVGRFAHTLRIRLMREHLGVDVDAMYQEDLMANQPKAREDEIKKWDPDHEQKFREDGVSRVKQSSALANIEVMSRDTVGQIAYGAEEIGMHKLGRIGQKLGATSTAEGADNNALLEERQMYSRDGKKEPGFADAAVPTLEEKTVMEHRPKQTDNKREQPLKDALKSPAARATEPNEATTPDGEKFGAPADASSTAYSDDQPPHARSGDKDFTSDEKEAVHARSLLRKHLSVSVGTKPWTVPTPAPEIDPHGFQDPVCDEFFKDVWVAAAVHNTEIYRKVFHCTPDDLVTTWKQYKEFAQHQERLSKPPKDSQNQQEAVGTVPGEGAGVTETPGSHGQHHAGEGLEPGKRLDNLDVHTEAEDPTDQPPSPRSSPSTRRNGKDTVPPGKSTNPVPTQNGADPRTRRPAHPDEPLEQWERDEMEELLQDIRGHLVVFPTRFLEGEDVANNFLFNTDRLLPLPIYD, encoded by the exons ATGTCCCCCACACTCGGTGATGTCGTTGCTGCAGCCGTAGCAGGCGACAAAGAAAACCACAAACGACTTCCAGATATTGCTGAAAAGCCTGCAGCTCCTGAAGGAGATGCTATTCCGGACGATACACTCGCACAGAACAACACGGTACTCGGAGCGCTTGGAGGCAGTCATCCCCGCTCCTGGTCCCTCCAGCACCCCGCAACTCGTGCTTCGTTCTCAAAGCCACCACGTCTTGGTGCACACCATCCAGTCCTCGAGCCTGTCACTAGTGGAGATGTCTCGATTGCAACAGACCCATTCCGCGCTGATTTTCGACCAGCACATTCTGAATTCAAAGGCGCGTTTCAGTACAATGACGACGAAGCTCTGACCCCCTCTTCTCGTAAACACAAGCGCGAGTCATGGCTAGGAGGCCGCgaaaaggacaaggacaGAGAAAAGATTCGGGAAAATGACCAAGCCGAGCAACGAGAGGCGGCCGAGTCTGAACCCGAGCACGAGCCGCATGAGGGCGGCCTGTGGAAGCGCTGGATTACAGAACCCCTGGGCCTGTCCGATGTGGACGACGAGCCACAGTCTCCTCGGGCAAATACAACGCGGGGCTCGACTCCCCGGGTTAGCCGCCAAAATACCGCTGAGGGACCACGTACCAACAAGACGGTCCGGACCGCCAAGTCACTCCCTCAGATTCGTGATGGCGGCAAGGCAAGTCGTCCTACTTCGACTTCAGGCATGCCGAATCCATCAAACGCACCGAACGTACCCAATGGAACCCCCGATCCGCGCGCCGAGAGCCGCAGTAGGCGTGGAAGTGAAGTAGCCTCAGCGAGCAAGTGGGCCATCCTCAAACCCAAAATCAAGTCACATATCCACCAGCAGCAACTGCAACAGCAACCTAGCTCAAGCAGTGCTGCTCCTGTATCCGTTACCGATGAATTGCTCATGGGAGGACTGGGCGTTTTGCTCCTGCAAATGTTCTTTGAGCGAGATGATCAGGACCGGAGACGGGTTCCCATCCTTTTGCACCATCTTAAGATTCGTGTATCTGATTCTATCAATCCGCTAAATGGCCGCCACGCTGTGTTTCGGATCGAG TGCGAGTACGCCAATGGTGCTGCACGCTGGGTGATCTACAGGCAACTGCGCGATTTCATTAGCTTACATGGTCACTACCGCGTTGCAAGTGTGTATCTCAGGGGCGACCAGCCGCTATTGCCTGAATTTCCTAAAACCA GTCTTCCTTACTTCAAGTTCCTCAAGAAAGAGGGCCGGGAGAAGGGCGCTGGCGAAGTGCATCGTACCGACTTTGCCAAGTTGCAGCGCGAATCTTTAGAAAATTATTTAATTGGTGTTATTAAGGCTGTC ATGTTCCGCGCCGATGCCAACAG CCCAAAGGGGCGGGATTCAAG GCAAAGCCGGTATTTACGCGTCCTGAGCTCAAACATGAGCCGCAAGGGCGCACATAATGGCTTACTTGCCTGGAAACGTAATCATGAACCCAAATGGTGGCTTGTGCGTGAGAGCTATCTAGTTGCTGTGGAAGACCCAGGAGAG TTCGAGCGAAAGTTCTTCAGACGAGAGGACCCGACCATTGCTGCGAATCAGGGGGTGGACAAtagcaagaagaaaaagaagaacaAGGCGAATCTGGCGGAC TTGGTGGCGAAGAACGAG CGTGAGATGGTGCAGTGGATTGTTTCAATGGAACGCATGGCTAGCCAGTCGCATTGGACGGGCAAAAACCGATTTGACAGTTTTGCACCAATACGACTCAACGTGGCGGCGCAATGGCTTGTCGATGGA CGCGATTATTTCTGGAACCTATCCCGTGCTATTTTGCTCGCAAAAGAGCGCATATACATACATGATTGGTGGCTCTCGCCCG AGCTTTATTTACGGCGTCCGGGCAAAGAGCAATTCCGACTCGATAGACTCTTGAAACGCAAAGCTGAAGAAGGCGTCAAGATTTTTGTTATCCTTTA TAAAGAAGTATCAAACCGTACCACGCCTACGGATAGCAA TTACACTAAACAGACGCTCGTTAATCTTCACCCTAATATCATGGTGCAGCGCTCGCCCTCGCATTTTGCTACCGGCACGTTTTACTGGGCCCAT CACGAGAAACTGTGTGTGATCGATGAGGCTATTGCCTTTATGGGTGGTCTGGATGCGTGTTTCGGACGCTGGGACACAGCACAACACGTTCTTATTGACGACGGGGAACCCCACGGGGGCCCCGGGCACGAACAAATTTGGATAG GCAAAGATTATAGCAATGCGCGTGTCTTGGATTTTCATACGTTGAATAAGCCAGAACAAGACATGTACGACCGGACCAAAGTTCCACGCATGCCTTG GCACGACATCGCCATGCAGATTGTAGGACAGCCTGCACGAGATTTGTGCCGCCACTTTGTCCAACG CTGGAACTACCTGCTGCGTGTGAAGAATCACTCGCGTAAGATGCCGTTCTTGCTTCCACCGCCGGATTTCAAGCCATCGGAGCTCACGGAGCAAGGGCTCACTGGTACCTGCGAATTGCAGATCTGTCGGTCTGCTGGCCAGTGGTCCCTGGGGACGCAGAATCGGATTGAACACTCTATCCAGAATGCATACCTAAAGG CCATACAATTATCTGAACACTTTGTGTACATTGAGAACCAATTTTTCATCACCTC CACCACTGTGAACGACGTTGCGGTTGAAAATAAAATCGGGGACGCGCTCGTAAACCGTATCATACGCGCACATCATGATAAAGTCAAATGGCGGGCAATCATATTAATTCCGCTTCTCCCTGGGTTTACTTTCCCGATTGATCACGGTGAGGCCAGTGCG GTACGCCTCATTATGGAGTGTCAGAATCGAACAATCTCACGTGGTCCTAATTCAATTTTCGCACGGTTGAGAAAGGAAGGAATCGAT CCGGACGACTACATCACGTTCTTCTCTCTACGTGGCTGGGGCAAATTAGCTGATGATGTACTTACGACAGAGCAAGTTTACATTCATGCCAAG TGCATGGTTGTCGATGACCGAGTAGTAATTATCGGTTCCGCAAATATCAATGACCGATCCCAACGTGGAGATCGGGATTCAGAACTTGCAGCAGTGATTCGAGACACAGATATGATTGACAG TCGAATGGCAGGCAAGCCATTCAAGGTCGGTCGCTTTGCGCATACACTCCGAATTCGCCTCATGCGAGAGCATCTTGGGGTCGATGTTGATGCAATGTACCAAGAAGACCTGATGGCTAACCAGCCAAAGGCGCGCGAGGATGAAATCAAGAAGTGGGACCCAGACCACGAACAGAAATTCCGTGAAGACGGTGTGAGCAGAGTAAAGCAATCGTCAGCTCTCGCCAATATCGAGGTTATGTCCAGGGATACCGTTGGTCAAA TTGCATATGGTGCAGAGGAAATTGGTATGCACAAACTGGGGCGCATCGGACAGAAACTAGGTGCAACGAGTACTGCAGAGGGCGCAGACAACAATGCGCTACTGGAGGAACGCCAAATGTATTCCAGGGATGGGAAAAAGGAACCTGGTTTTGCGGATGCTGCCGTGCCCACGCTTGAGGAGAAGACAGTGATGGAGCATCGCCCCAAACAGACAGATAATAAGCGCGAACAGCCGCTCAAAGATGCTCTGAAGTCTCCAGCAGCTAGAGCTACCGAGCCGAACGAAGCAACAACTCCAGATGGAGAAAAGTTCGGGGCACCGGCGGACGCGTCGTCTACTGCATACTCGGACGACCAGCCTCCTCATGCTCGTTCAGGAGATAAGGACTTTACCTCGGACGAAAAGGAAGCAGTGCATGCCCGAAGTCTCCTACGGAAACACCTTTCAGTGAGCGTCGGTACCAAGCCCTGGACAGTACCTACACCTGCTCCTGAAATCGATCCCCATGGTTTCCAAGACCCAGTTTGCGACGAGTTTTTCAAAGATGTATGGGTAGCTGCTGCAGTCCATAAC ACCGAGATCTACAGGAAGGTTTTCCACTGCACACCAGACGATCTAGTGACCACGTGGAAGCAGTATAAGGAATTTGCACAACATCAAGAACGTCTCTCGAAACCT CCCAAAGACTCCCAAAATCAGCAAGAAGCCGTCGGTACTGTCCCGGGTGAAGGAGCTGGTGTAACCGAAACCCCGGGTAGCCATGGGCAGCACCACGCTGGGGAGGGTTTAGAGCCTGGGAAGCGGCTCGACAACCTCGATGTCCATACTGAAGCGGAAGATCCAACAGACCAACCTCCCTCTCCAAGGTCATCTCCCTCCACCCGGCGCAATGGAAAAGACACTGTGCCTCCTGGAAAGTCAACAAACCCTGTTCCTACCCAAAATGGGGCCGACCCCCGTACTAGGCGCCCAGCCCATCCAGACGAGCCGCTTGAACAGTGGGAAAGGGATGAAATGGAAGAGCTTCTCCAAGATATTAGAGGGCACTTGG TCGTATTCCCTACTCGTTTCCTTGAAGGCGAAGATGTTGCCAATAACTTCTTGTTTAATACAGACCG ATTGCTACCCCTCCCGATTTATGATTAA
- a CDS encoding endonuclease/exonuclease/phosphatase family protein → MSSDSFSTNQTYFQFDWPAEITGLERIALTAKGDLQRTLSAYFSKPISVQRIWETPASGPVSSASPETPVTQTRRVNLMCEGHVACVCISTIKMSTQETAHLFLEEKFAIGQMFRRMSKPAAFQLISAGVEPSLAGHGQENLWRTYTLKTDGFECEIKEIFPDRRMFASPQSAECWMHRVPTADEGVVPDKTPKAAMMTLAFNIRYDTQAFNIVPLGSEGDIFPRVNTSNVEWGERPWYQRRAPLADQVLWENPSVIGFQEVLWNQIGDLAQLLGEGWGWTGVCRNDGKRQGEAVPIFWRKDVATLKNVEHFWLSDTPEKPGSVGWDAGQTRMATLAEFTTARTESSKLILDHVDKLVDRISPSGQAPLIFLVGDLNSPDTEDGYRSLTRWRYVDDGSSPQQGGHTFFLDSRYELHTRVSNFNTARLLGARYGDWLATFTGFGEHDHRNVIDVVLVADTGAVAAVSPAGTRDRQDNAQKVMQTGQQQWAVTRYGVIPNRFEGGFLVSDHRMVVATFKQTVVGLPEL, encoded by the exons ATGTCTTCGGATTCTTTTAGCACCAACCAGACTTACTTCCAA TTCGACTGGCCCGCAGAGATCACAGGTCTCGAGCGTATTGCACTAACCGCCAAAGGCGACCTCCAGCGCACTCTCAG CGCCTACTTTTCCAAACCTATCAGCGTGCAGCGCATCTGGGAAACCCCCGCATCGGGCCCAGTCTCGTCCGCCTCGCCCGAGACACCCGTCACCCAAACCAGGCGCGTAAACTTGATGTGCGAAGGCCATGTTGCGTGTGTGTGCATTAGCACCATCAAGATGTCGACCCAGGAGACCGCCCATCTT TTCCTGGAAGAAAAGTTCGCAATTGGACAAATGTTCCGCCGTATGAGCAAACCAGCCGCGTTCCAGCTCATTTCGGCTGGAGTTGAGCCTTCGCTTGCCGGGCACGGTCAAGAAAACTTGTGGAGGACTTATACCCTCAAGACCGACGGATTTGAATGTGAGATCAAGGAAATCTTCCCGGATAGGAGGATGTTTGCTTCGCCTCAG TCGGCTGAATGCTGGATGCACCGCGTTCCCACCGCCGATGAAGGCGTAGTTCCGGACAAGACCCCCAAGGCAGCCATGATGACTCTTGC TTTTAATATTCGGTACGATACTCAGGCTTTCAATATCGTACCCCTTGGCTCTGAAGGGGACATATTTCCACGAGTGAATACTTCAAATGTTGAATGGGGTGAAAGACCTTGGTATCAGCGCAGAGCGCCTCTTGCAGACCAAGTTTTGTGGGAAAATCCGAGTGTGATTGGTTTCCAGGAG GTTCTCTGGAACCAAATTGGAGATTTAGCTCAATTGTTAGGCGAGGGATGGGGCTGGACCGGTGTGTGCCGGAACGATGGAAAGCGTCAAGGAGAAGCAGTACCTATTTTCTGGCGCAAGGACGTTGCAACTCTGAAGAACGTTGAACACTTTTGGCTCAGTGACACACCCGAAAAACCGGGAAGTGTAGGTTGGGACGCT GGGCAAACTCGAATGGCAACACTTGCAGAATTCACGACG GCGCGCACTGAAAGCAGCAAGCTGATCCTTGATCACGTTGATAAGCTTGTCGATCGGATATCCCCCTCGGGCCAGGCTCCGTTGATTTTCCTTGTAGGAGACCTCAATTCGCCCGATACCGAGGATGGATACCGATCTCTGACTAGATGGCGTTATGTCGACGATGGGTCGAGTCCTCAGCAGGGTGGACACACATTCTTCTTGGATTCTCGGTACGAGCTGCATACTCGTGTTTCAAATTTCAATACGGCTAGACTTTTGGGAGCGCGATATGGGGATTGGCTGGCAACTTTTACGGGGTTCGGGGAGCATGATCATAGAAATGTGATCGATGTGGTCCTGGTTGCGGATACAGGCGCCGTTGCAGCCGTATCTCCGGCCGGTACGAGAGATAGGCAAGATAATGCTCAAAAGGTCATGCAAACGGGCCAGCAACAATGGGCTGTGACGCGCTACGGCGTCATACCAAATAGATTCGAAGGAGGATTTCTTGTCAGCGACCATCGGATGGTGGTCGCTACTTTCAAGCAAACAGTTGTAGGCTTGCCCGAGTTGTGA
- a CDS encoding pyruvate dehydrogenase E1 component alpha subunit: MNRTLAIRLARRSQLPRQLAKVASTRAVSGTAAESPQQARHGHLPGVPSSAITTKMHFFNSVLESKSIPTYRVLDGSGVVIEGAEVPEIDEEFARRIYENMMLLPALDTVLYNVQRQGKISFYMTSYGEEASVVGSAAALADTDEVLGQYREMGVLLWRNFGIDRVMAQCFGNEHDKSTKGRQMPVHFSSPDHHFHTISSPLATQIPQAAGVAYALKRDPARRGKDVSVCYFGDGAASEGDFHAGLGMASVLGGRKNNGFAISTPTTEQYAGDGIASRGPGYGMDTIRVDGNDVLAVLGAVREARRRALSGSDGGRAVLVECMSYRVGHHSTSDDSFAYRAKQEVEDWKKIDNPHHRFRKFLESKGWWSHDEEEALKAKQKRDVMEGFKKAEAMKRPPLTELFTDMYEEGSSGEPWTITEQKAELKAYLDKYGTAWEPYAKELAKFK, translated from the exons ATGAACCGCACCCTTGCTATTCGTCTTGCGCGTCGTTCCCAGTTGCCTAGGCAGCTGGCAAAGGTTGCGAGCACGAGAGCGGTGTCAGGCACTGCCGCCGAGTCGCCTCAACAAGCGCGTCATGGACATCTGCCCGGCGTTCCCTCATCAGCTATTACAACTAAAATGCACTTTTTCAACTCGGTCCTAGAGTCGAAGAGCATCCCAACATATCGGGTATTGGATGGCTCGGGTGTAGTTATTGAAGGGGCTGAAGTTCCCGAG ATTGACGAGGAGTTTGCGAGGAGAAT ATACGAGAATATGATGCTGTTACCTGCGTTGGACACGGTATTATACAACGTACAAAGGCAAGGGAAGATAAGCTTTTAT ATGACATCCTATGGGGAAGAGGCTAGTGTGGTAGGAAGTGCGGCGGCCCTCGCTGACACAGACGA AGTACTTGGCCAATATCGCGAAATGGGTGTCCTGCTTTGGAGGAACTTTGGTATTGATCGCGTTATGGCTCAGTGCTTTGGAAACGAACACGATAAGAGCACCAAGGGGAGGCAGATGCCGGTC CATTTCAGTTCCCCCGATCATCACTTCCACACAATCTCTTCTCCATTAGCAACTCAAATCCCCCAAGCTGCTGGTGTTGCTTATGCGCTAAAGAGG GACCCAGCTCGACGAGGCAAAGATGTCTCTGTCTGTTATTTCGGAGATGGCGCTGCCTCGGAGGGAGACTTCCATGCAGGACTGGGGATGGCAAGCGTCCTTGGAGGACGTAA GAACAATGGTTTTGCGATATCAACGCCTACAACCGAACAGTATGCTGGTGACGGCATTGCTTCTCGCGGGCCTGGATATGGCATGGATACTATTAG AGTTGATGGGAACGATGTACTTGCTGTTCTAGGTGCGGTCAGAGAGGCGCGAAGGCGCGCATTGAGCGGCAGTGATGGTGGACGGGCGGTACTCGTGGAGTGTATGTCGTATCGCGTCGGCCACCACTCAACTTCAGATGACAGTTTTGCCTATCGTGCGAAGCAAGAAGTAGAAGATTGGAAGAAGATTG ATAACCCGCATCATCGATTCCGAAAGTTCCTTGAATCCAAGGGATGGTGGTCCCAcgatgaagaggaagcaCTCAAAGCAAAGCAAAAGCGCGACGTTATGGAAGGGTTTAAAAAG GCAGAAGCAATGAAGCGTCCACCACTTACCGAATTGTTCACCGATATGTATGAGGAAGGGAGTTCAGGGGAGCCTTGGACTATA ACCGAACAAAAAGCTGAGCTTAAGGCATACTTGGATAAATATGGAACAGCATGGGAACCATACGCGAAGGAATTAGCGAAATTTAAGTAG
- a CDS encoding GRASP55/65 PDZ-like domain protein gives MGASNSTSNAPPRRALHVLRVAPGSPAADTDISPFFDFLVGIKGLETVDLDLASLERVIEGREGRELELIVWSSKVSQMRVVKLTPTRKWSSALPPPPDAKPSLLGLSMRLCNPEQALENVWHILDVHEGSPAESAGLVPYGDYIIGFSGGVLERESDFYELVEEHVDKPLRVYVYSFDFDNLREVVLVPNRMWGGQGLLGCGVGYGLLHRIPKDRSSLMPVEREEEPEEAELFVPAGDAGGSWYGDRQANQHGQAYDNHGYYEYDDGHGHSHDDGHGHSHGDGHGHSHDDAHGHSHDDGHGHSHDTGHGHSHDPHPYVTPTAFSFPAQKYD, from the exons ATGGGCGCATCCAACTCGACATCCAACGCCCCGCCACGACGAGCCCTACATGTCCTGCGCGTCGCACCGGGCTCGCCAGCAGCCGACACGGACATCTCGCCATTTTTCGATTTTCTAGTCGGTATCAAGGGGCTCGAAACCGTTGATCTCGACTTGGCCAGTTTGGAACGGGTGATCGAAGGGAGAGAGGGTCGGGAACTCGAGTTGATCGTGTGGAGCAGCAAGGTCTCACAGATGCGTG TGGTCAAGTTGACACCAACCCGGAAATGGAGTTCGGCACTTCCTCCTCCGCCAGATGCGAAACCGTCACTCTTGGGCCTGAGCATGCGCCTATGTAATCCTGAACAAGCGCTGGAAAACGTGTGGCATATTTTAGACGTGCACGAGGGCAGTCCGGCAGAATCGGCCGGTCTGGTTCCCTATGGAGACTACATTATTGGGTTTTCGGGCGGGGTCCTAGAGCGAGAATCGGATTTCTATGAGCTGGTGGAGGAACATGTGGATAAACCGTTGAGGGTTTATGTTTATTCGTTTGATTTCGA TAATTTGAGAGAGGTTGTGTTGGTGCCGAATAGGATGTGGGGAGGACAAGGATTGTTGGGATGTGGAGTTGG ATATGGGTTGTTACACCGTATACCAAAAGACAGATCTAGCCTTATGCCTGTTGAAAGAGAGGAAGAACCAGAAGAAGCCGAGCTGTTTGTTCCTGCTGGGGATGCGGGTGGATCATGGTACGGTGATCGACAGGCGAATCAACACGGACAGGCGTACGACAACCACGGATATTACGAGTATGATGACGGGCACGGACATTCGCACGATGACGGACACGGGCATTCGCATGGCGATGGACACGGGCACTCGCACGACGACGCACATGGGCACTCGCACGATGATGGACATGGGCATTCGCATGATACGGGACACGGACACTCGCATGATCCCCATCCATACGTTACGCCCACGGCGTTTTCTTTCCCTGCTCAAAAGTACGACTAG
- a CDS encoding NADH-cytochrome b5 reductase, which yields MSTQLAAALDSADFRDFPLKEVIRYNHNTAKFVFALPEGSASLLPVASAIYVKGPEDSEGKPVVRPYTPVSAPHTPGELALVIKRYPDGKLSSHIHTMDIGQTIKIKGPIPKLAWVANQFDQVGMIAGGSGITPIFQVLQHSLAQPNEKTKFKLIFGNVTPADILIREELDEMAAQSNGRFEVKHIISRPDDTWTGAKGRIDAKVIKSYLPGPELGSRVMVLYAVAAVSGPKDGLAQGELGGALKDLGYVKEQVYKF from the exons ATGTCCACTCAACTCGCTGCTGCCCTCGATAGCGCTGATTTCAGGGACTTTCCACTCAAGGAAGTCATCCGCTATAACCACAATACCGCCAA ATTCGTGTTTGCTTTGCCTGAAGGAAGCGCATCTCTTCTTCCCGTCGCCAGCGCGATTTATGTCAAGGGACCAGAAGACAGTGAAGGCAAGCCGGTAGTTCGACCGTACACGCCTGTTTCCGCCCCGCATACCCCGGGTGAACTAGCATTGGTTATCAAGCGTTACCCCGATG GCAAATTGTCGAGCCATATTCACACGATGGATATCGGACAAACCATCAAAATCAAAGGTCCGATTCCTAAGCTCGCTTGGGTTGCTAACCAGTTTGACCAAGTTGGAATGATTGCTGGTGGAAGCGGAAT CACCCCCATCTTCCAAGTCCTTCAGCACTCGCTTGCCCAGCCTAACGAAAAGACCAAGTTCAAACTCATTTTTGGAAACGTAACGCCGGCCGATATCCTCATTCGAGAGGAGCTCGACGAGATGGCTGCCCAGTCCAACGGGCGCTTCGAGGTCAAGCACATTATTTCTCGCCCGGACGATACCTGGACCGGAGCCAAGGGTCGGATCGACGCCAAGGTGATTAAAAGTTATCTGCCGGGTCCTGAGCTTGGCAGCCGGGTCATGGTTTTGTATGCG GTTGCGGCTGTTTCAGGTCCCAAAGACGGGCTCGCACAGGGAGAATTGGGCGGTGCGCTCAAAGATCTGGGATACGTCAAGGAGCAGGTTTACAAGTTCTAA